The Haloferax volcanii DS2 DNA segment CCGACGACATCCACACGCTCGTCCTCGGCGCGGACCTGACGGGAATCGAAGCATTCCACTAGGGCTCGGGAGCGGACGCCCCCGTGGCTTTCGCTGTTGTGCGTGTCTCATGACAACAGTACACATACATTTATATCTTCCCGCCCATAGGTTACGATAGAGGCCCCACAATGACCACATCGGCCCAGGACCGTCCGACGGCGCTCGACCTGTCTCGCGAAGAGACGTGGATCGTCCACGCCGCCTTGCTCGACGCCATCGAGCGGGCGGTCGATGCAGACGAAGAGCCGACGCCGGCCCCCGGCCTGCTCGCGCGGGTCGAGGCCGGCGACGAAGATTTCGACAGCGCCGAACTCGACTATCTCGTAGACGCCCTCCGAACCTATCGGACACAGGCTCCCGCCCGGGACGACCACCACATCTCGCGCGTCCTCGAACACATCGAGGCCGCGCGGGCTTAGTCGCCCGCCCGACGCTCGCCCGCTGGCTTTTTCCGCTTCCGAGGTCCTCGAGCGGCCGCGTTCTCCGGTGATGCCGCCGACGCGTCCCGGTCGTCTCGGTGACCGACCCCGCCCCAACCACCGACTTCGACCCCGACTCCGTCTCCGAGTTCTCGCGTCTCGATGCGGACGTTTTAGTACGCGGTACGGCCAACGCCCGGCGATGGCTATCGACTCGAACTTCGACCAGAACCGGGAACGCGCGGGCGAGGAAAACGGCGTCGCCGTCTGGGGACCTGTCGAACCGCCGGAGAAACTCGGCATCCACGGCACCCACGTCGCCGTCGACTACGACATCTGTCTCGCGGACGGCGCGTGCCTCGAAAACTGCCCCGTCGACGTGTTCACGTGGGTCGACACGCCGGACCACCCGGTGAGCGAGAAAAAGGTCGAACCGACCAACGAAGACCAGTGTATCGACTGCATGCTCTGTGTCGACATCTGTCCCGTCGACGCCATCGACGTGGACGCCTCGCGGCAGGCCTGACGCGAAGACCAGACGTTATCTCTCCCCGCCGCGTCGCGTCGGCCATGGGTCTCATCCACACCGCCCTCGTCGTCTCGGACATCGACGCCACGCTCGATTTCTACGCCGACCTCGGCCTCGAACGGACCAACGAGTTCGAACTCGACGGCGTCCGGAACGTCTACGTCGGCAGCGACGACACCGACATGGAACTGCAGTTCAAGTACGACCCGACCTCGGCGGCGCGCGTCGAACCCGCCGGCATCGACCACGTCGCGGTCGAAGTCGCCGACGCCGACCGCGCCTTCGAGGACATCGTCGAGGCGCAGTCGCCCGACATCGTGAAACCGCCGGTGGACATCGACCCGGTGAACGCCCGCGCGGCGTTCGTGAAGGACCCCGACGGCTACGTCGTCGAACTCGTCTCCATCGAAGACTGAACTCACCCGCGGTACCGACTCGCCTCGGCCGCTGATTTTCGCCGACGCCGACGCTTCACTCACCCGACGGGCTCGCCGCGGCGAACAGGTATTTGTTGCCAGAGCGTCAATACGAAGTCGCTATGTCTGAGGACGTAACCGCGCTGTTGAAGCGCGCCTATCAGGACGAGATCGAGACCGTGATGAACTACATGACCAACTCCATCGTCCTCGACGGCGTCCGGGCCGAGGAGATTAAGGAGTCCCTCCAGACCGACATTCAGGAGGAACTCACCCACGCCGAACAGCTCGGGAACCGGCTGAAGCAGCTCGACGAGCAGCCGCCGGGCTCGGCGTCATTCGAGGCGCGCCAGCACGACCTCCAGCCCCCGGAGGACAGCACGGACGTGCTCGCCGTCATCAACGGCGTCCTCACGGCCGAGGAGGACGCCATCGAGACCTACCGCGCGCTCATCGACGCCGCGGAGGAGGCAAACGACCCCGTCACCGAGGACCTCGCCGTGACCATCCTCGCCGACGAGGAGGCCCACCGGACCGAGTTCCGCGGTTTCAAGAAAGAGTACGACCGCGAATAGGTCCTCCGAGCACCGAGCGCCGACCGACGGGCGACTGCACGAGGGTTCGATCGCGCTCCGTATTCACTACTTTTCGAAAAATGTGTCATTATCGACCCGTATCTAACAAATTATCATCTGTCACAAAAGTAGTATTCCCAGTTCTTCGAAACAGGGGTTTATTTTATCAATCCGTCGCTCTAACGACCGGTATGAGCACTGAACGCGGCAAAGGTACGGTCGCGGTGGTCGGCGGCGCCGGCGCAGTCGGGTCGAGCACGGCGTTCGCGCTGATGGAGAGCAGTCTCGTGGGCGAAATCATCCTCGTCGATATCGCCGAAGAGCGCGTCGAGGGCGAGGCGATGGACCTCAACCACGGCGCGTACTTCACGTCGCCGGTCCGGGTGCGGACGGGCGACTACGAGGACTGCTGGGACGCCGACGTGGTCATCGTCACCGCCGGAGCCAGCCAGAAGCCCGACGAGACCCGCCTCGACCTGATGGAGCGGAACGCCGACATCTTCGCCGACATGATTCCGCAGATTACCGAGGGGCTGAACGACGACGCCGTGATGCTCATCGTCACCAACCCCGTCGACGTGCTGTCGTACGTCACGTGGAAGGTGTCGGACCTGCCGGCCGAGCGCGTCATCGGGTCGGGGACCGTCCTCGACACGTCGCGGTTCCGCCACTCGCTCAGCCGCGAGTTCGACCTCGACCCGGCGAACGTCCACGCCTACGTCGTCGGCGAGCACGGCGACAGCGAGGTACTCGTCTGGAGTTCGGCGAACCTCGGCGGCATCCCGTTCGAGTCGTACGCCACCAGCCACGGCGTCGACGACATCGACGCGCTCAAAGCCCGCGTCGAAGAGGAGGTCCGCGAGGCCGCCTACGAGATTATCGAGCGTAAGGAGCGGACGAACTACGGCGTCGCCCGCTCGGTGGCCGCGACCACCGAGCGCATCCTCGGCGGCGACAACTCCATCCTCACCGTCTCGACGCTCGTCTCGGGGGAACACGGCATCGACGACGTCTACATGAGCCTCCCGTGTACCGTCAACCAAAGCGGCGTCCGCGACGTCCACGAGTTCGACCTCTCGGCGGACGAGACGGCGGCGCTCCGGGAGTCGGCGGGCGTCATCCGCGAGTCTATCGACCGCTTGGACCTACAGTAAAATAGCCGCGCCGCCGACTCAGTCGGCAGACGCGGGCGTCGTGTCCGCGCCCGTCCCCGTCGCGGCGGCCTTCGCGTCGAGCGCCTCCACGACGAGTTCAGAGATGTCCACGACGTCGATGGCTTCCTCGTAGTCACCGGTCTTACGGCCGTCTTCGTACATCGTCGCGCACATCGGGCAGGCGACGACGAAGCGCTCGACGCCGCCGGTCGTGTCGTCGAGCGCCTCGCGCAGGCGTTCTTCGGACGGCTTCGACTCCTCATCGTGGTCCATCCAGAGGCCGCCGCCGCCGCCGCCGCAACAGAACGACTGGTCGCGGTTGCGCGGCATCTCGGCGAGTTCGACGCCGGTCGCGCGGATGACCTCGCGGGGCGCTTCGTACTCGCCGTTGTACCGGCCGAGGTGACACGGGTCGTGGTACGTCACCGTCTGGGCGGCGAGTTCGTCACCCGCGAGGCCGAGGCGGTCGTCGCCGACGAGGCGCTCGACCAGTTGGGTGTAGTGGTACACCGGGTAGTCGAACGAGTCGTCCATCTCCGGGTACTCGTTTTTGAACGTGTTGTACGAGTGCGGGTCGGTGCAGACGATTTTGTCGAACTCGCAGTCGGCCATCGCGTCGACGTTGTCCTCGACGAGCATCTCGTAGAGGCCCTCCTCGCCGACGCGGCGCACGTCGTTGCCGTCGTGCCCTTCGTCCTCGTAGAGGATGCCGTAGGAGACGCCGGCTTCCTCGAAGATCTGGGCCAAAGAGCGGGCGACGGCGCGGTTACGCTCGTCGTAGGAGGGGTAGTCACCGACGTACCAGAGGAACTCGACCGATTCGTCGCGGGCGTCGGGCACCTCGAAGTCGAGGTCGTCGGTCCAGTCGGGGCGCTTGCGCTGGGGGTCCCCGAAGGCGTTGCCGTTCTGGAAGATGTTCATCATCGCCTCCTGGACCGGCTCTTGCTGTTGGCCCGTCTCGGTGAGCCGGCGGTTCATCTCGGTGAAGTGCGTGAGGTGTTCGATATCGACCGGGCAGGCGTCCATGCAGGCCATGCAGGCCATGCAGGACTCCATCGACTCGGCGTCGACGACGGAGGTGCCGCCGTCCGCGACGATGTCGATGGAGTCGCCGCCGGCGTCGACCGACTCGCGGTAGGCCTTCAGGTCGAGAATCACGTCCCTCGGGTCGAGGTTGCGGCCGGAGGCCTTCGCCGGGCAGGCGTCGGTACAGCGGCCGCACTTCGTGCAGGCGTCCATGTCGAGCATCGCCTTCCACGAGAAGTCGTCCTCGGAGACGTAGCCGATTTCGTCCGGCGGCGTGTCCGCGGGCACCTTCGGGAGGCGCGTGCCCGCCTTCTCGTCGGCGGTGACGACGTTGGCGAAGGAGGTGAGCATGTGCAGGGGCTTGGCGTAGGGGACGGCCGCGACGAACGCCAAGGCGAGGAGCGCGTGGGACCACCAGCCGAACCAGTAGAGCGTCTGCGCGAGGCCCTGTCCCATGCCCGCGGCGTCGAACACGAGGGCGACGAAGTAGCCGACGAAGCTCACCGTCTCGAAGTCGGGAAAGTCGGTGCCGACGATGCGGATGCCTTCGAGGACGTAGCCGCCGACGCCGAGGAAAAAGAGCGTCCAGACGAACGCGGCGTCCTCGAAGCCGGTGTGTTTGCCCCACAGCCGCGGGTGTCGGACGCCGTAGCGCCGCCACAGCGCCATCCCGACGCCGACGACGAACAACAGCCCCATGAGGTCCATGACGAACGAGTACGAGAGGTAGAAGTCGCCGACGAAGAAGGAACTGCCCGTCACCCGCCGCCACACGTCGATGTCGATGGCGAGGATGGTCGTCCCGATGAGGAGCGTCAGGAAGCCCCACATGATAAAGGCGTGCATCACGCCGGCGAACCGGTCGCGCTTGAACTGCTTCTCGTTGGAGAACACCACTTTCGCCGCCCGAACCGTCCGTCCCGGCAGGTCGGACAGCCGGTCGAACGGGTCTTCACCACCTTTCGCGTATCGCGCGAACCGCTCGTACACCCCGTAGAGGAACACGAGCGACGCGATGGCGGCGAGACCGTAGAAGAGCGCCTCGCCGACCGGACTAATCGTCCAGAACGTCTCCCGCGTAACATCCGCCTGTGCCGCAAAGTCCATAATCAATCACCGGAGAACGGAGGGTTAAATCTTGCCACCCGAGGCGTGTCGGTCGGCGGATTACGAGCGCCCCGGGCGACCTCAGAGCGCGAGGCTGACGAGGAGCGCGGCGGCGAGGACGAGTCCGGGCGCGTCGCGCCGGCCGAACCGAATCTCCGGAAGCGTCGGGTTCCACGCGAAACACCGCGCGCGGAGCGCGAGCGCGAGGGCGTCGGCCCGCGCGAACGACCGTCGGAGGCCGGCGGCGGCGACGAGCGAGAGCCGTTCGTCCAGCCGTCTTTCGCTCCCGAGGCGGGCCGCCTGCGCCTCGCGGACGCGGCGCAGGTCGCGGCGGACCAAGGGGAGAAACCGGAAGACGAGGGCGACGCCGACGCCGAGGGCGACGCCGAACCGACCCGGCACGAGCAGCTGAATCGCCGCGCGGGACTCGCGTACGGGCGTCGTCCTGACGTACGCCGCCGCGACGAAGAAGACGAGTAGCACGCGGACGCTGGCGAGCGCGGGTTCGACGGCCGCCTCGAGGTCGAACCACGGCGCGCCGAGGCGGGCGGCCTCGACGACCGGGCCGAGCGCGAGGAGCGGAATCGCGTAGCGGAGGTCGCGGAGGGCCGAAACGGGGGACGCGTCGGCGGCGCGGAGACAGCCCGCGGCGACGACGCCGAGCGCGACGAGTCCGGCGGGCGTCGTGTGCGCGAAGCCGGCCGCCGCGAAGGCGACCTGCACCGCAAGCTTGGTCCGCGGGTCGAGTCGGTGGGCGAGAGTGTCGCCCGGTTCGTACGTCAGCACGGCGGGCGAACGTCGAGGTCGGGGAGGCGGTCTGCGGCCTCGTCGGGCGCGGCGTCGAGGGCGACGTCGCCGTCGGCGAGGACGACCACGCGGTCGGCCAGTTCGGCCACGTCGCGCAGGTCGTGGGTGACGACGACGAGGCTCGTCCCCTCGGCGCGGAGGTCGCGGAGGCGGGCGAGCACGGAGCGCCGGGCGGGTTCGTCGAGGCCGGTGAACGGTTCGTCCAAGACGAGGTGGTCGGGGCGCATCGCCAGCGCGCCGGCGATGGCGAGTCGCTCGACCTCGCCGCCGGAGAGAGAGTCGACGCGCTCGTCTTCCCGGCCGTCGAGGTTGACCGCGGCGAGCGACTCGCGGACGCGGCGGTCGATGTCGCCGCGGTCGAGGCCGAGGTTCTCCGGGCCGAACGCCACGTCAGCGCCGACGGTCGCGGCGACGAGTTGGTCTTCGGGGTGCTGGAACACCATCGCCACCGCGGTCCGGGCGGCGACGAGGTGGTCCGAGACGGTCCGGCCGTTGACCGACACCGTTCCCTCGTCGGGGTCGAGCAGGCCGTTGAAGTGGCGGACGAGCGTGGTCTTGCCGGAGCCGTTCGCGCCCGCGACGACGACGCACTCGCCGTCGTCGATCGCGAGGTCGACCCCGTTGACCGCGACCGTGTCGCCGTACCGGTGGACGAGTCCCTCGACGCGAATCATCTACTGGGCGGCGATGGCGTCGGAGCGGACGATGCCGACCGCGGCGGCGATTTTGAACGCCTCGGCGGGGATGAACGCGGCGGAGGCCGTCCAGAAGGCGGATTCGAGGCCGACGCGATTGACGTACGCGAAGCCGAGCGTGCCGAAGGCGTAGACGACGACGGTCCCGGCGACCATCGCGCCGACGAGCCGGGGAGTGCTCACGCGGTAGTCACCGGCGCTGATACCGCCGTGGACGACGAGGCCGACGACGACGGCGGCGACGGGGTACGACCAGAGGTAGCCGGCGGTCGGGCCGACGAGCGGCGCGAGCCCTGCCGAGCCCCCGGCGAACACCGGCGCGCCGAGACCGCCGGCGGCGAGGTAGAGCGCGATTGAGCCGCCGCCCCAGACGGGGCCGAGGAAGATGCCCGCGAGGAAGACGACGAGCACCTGCATCGTCACCGGAATCGGTGAGATGGGGTTCGGGAACGAGACGTACCCACTCGCGCCCATGAGCGCCGCGAACAGGGCCGCGCGGGCGATGTTGCCGACGAGTTCGTCGCCGACGAGTTCGACTGACTCGCGTTCGGTTGCCATGCTCGTCGCTGTCTCGTAAACCCAGTTTAACTTATCGGTTTACAGACTCGGGGCGGGAGGTCGGTTCGATGCTCGTCGGCCGATTCGGGGGTCTCTCCGGCGCTCGGGCGGCTCTCCGGTTAGTCGGTCAGCATCATTAAAGACGCTGGGCGTGCCACGTTCCGGGTATGGACGAGAAGACCGCCGAACTCCGCGATATCTTCATCGAGGCGACCGGCTCGGACACCGTGACCGAACAGCAGTCCGAGTCGCGCGGGTCGCTCGCCGACGTGGACGACCCCGAAGCGGTCCGCGAGCGCGTCCGCGACATCGTGGCGACGATGCGCGAGCGCTACGCGTTCGACACCGAGTTCGACGACGACGCGCTCGTCGCGCTCGTCGTCGGCTTCTTCGACGGCGACTCCGACGCCGACCTCGCGGTCGAACTCGACGCGTCGCCCGAGGCGGTTCGCACCGCCCGGTTCGACCTCCACCTCGTCCGCGACGCCGACCGCGAGTTCCCGTTCGACGCCGACCGCTTCGACACCCTGCTCGTCGACGGCGCGGACGACGAGGCCATCGTCGAGGCGCTCGACGTGCCCGTCGAGGTCGTCTCCGAGTGCCGCCCCGTCGCCGAGGCGGACATCCGTTCGAGCCGGGCCAACTACCGCTTCCGCGACGACTTCGCGGAGCTTCTGACCGACGACGACCTCTCGAACCGGATGGCCGAGGACGCCCGCCGCGACGGCCTCCGCGAGGCGACGGAAGATATCGAGACCGACGTGTCGCTGTAACGGTCGGCCGAACGACGAAGGTTCTTAACCGATTGGAGACATACCCCTGTGCGATGGCGCAGGCCCCCCAGAACCGAGACCTGACGGAACGGTTCATCGAGTTCTACCGAAACTACTACCGAGAGGAGATCGGGACGCTCGCACAGCAGTACCCGAAGGAAAAGCGGTCGCTGCACATCGATTACGACGACCTCTATCGGTTCGATTCGGAACTCGCGGACGACTACATCACGAAGCCCGGCCAGTTCCAGGAGTACGCGGAGGAGGCGCTGCGCCTGTTCGACCTCCCCGCGGACGTGAAACTCGGGCAGGCGCACGTCCGGATGCGAAACCTCCCCGAGACGGTCGATATCCGGAACCTCAGGGTCAACGACGACCACATCGGGACGCTCATCTCGGTGCAGGGCATCGTCCGGAAGGCGACCGACGTGCGTCCGAAAATCACGGAAGCCGCCTTCGAGTGCCAGCGCTGCGGGACGATGAGCTACATCCCGCAGGGCGACGGCGGCTTTCAGGAACCCCACGAGTGTCAGGGATGCGAGCGCCAGGGGCCGTTCCGCATCGACTTC contains these protein-coding regions:
- a CDS encoding DUF7853 family protein: MTTSAQDRPTALDLSREETWIVHAALLDAIERAVDADEEPTPAPGLLARVEAGDEDFDSAELDYLVDALRTYRTQAPARDDHHISRVLEHIEAARA
- a CDS encoding 4Fe-4S dicluster domain-containing protein — its product is MAIDSNFDQNRERAGEENGVAVWGPVEPPEKLGIHGTHVAVDYDICLADGACLENCPVDVFTWVDTPDHPVSEKKVEPTNEDQCIDCMLCVDICPVDAIDVDASRQA
- a CDS encoding VOC family protein — translated: MGLIHTALVVSDIDATLDFYADLGLERTNEFELDGVRNVYVGSDDTDMELQFKYDPTSAARVEPAGIDHVAVEVADADRAFEDIVEAQSPDIVKPPVDIDPVNARAAFVKDPDGYVVELVSIED
- a CDS encoding ferritin-like domain-containing protein; its protein translation is MSEDVTALLKRAYQDEIETVMNYMTNSIVLDGVRAEEIKESLQTDIQEELTHAEQLGNRLKQLDEQPPGSASFEARQHDLQPPEDSTDVLAVINGVLTAEEDAIETYRALIDAAEEANDPVTEDLAVTILADEEAHRTEFRGFKKEYDRE
- a CDS encoding L-lactate dehydrogenase, coding for MSTERGKGTVAVVGGAGAVGSSTAFALMESSLVGEIILVDIAEERVEGEAMDLNHGAYFTSPVRVRTGDYEDCWDADVVIVTAGASQKPDETRLDLMERNADIFADMIPQITEGLNDDAVMLIVTNPVDVLSYVTWKVSDLPAERVIGSGTVLDTSRFRHSLSREFDLDPANVHAYVVGEHGDSEVLVWSSANLGGIPFESYATSHGVDDIDALKARVEEEVREAAYEIIERKERTNYGVARSVAATTERILGGDNSILTVSTLVSGEHGIDDVYMSLPCTVNQSGVRDVHEFDLSADETAALRESAGVIRESIDRLDLQ
- a CDS encoding (Fe-S)-binding protein; amino-acid sequence: MDFAAQADVTRETFWTISPVGEALFYGLAAIASLVFLYGVYERFARYAKGGEDPFDRLSDLPGRTVRAAKVVFSNEKQFKRDRFAGVMHAFIMWGFLTLLIGTTILAIDIDVWRRVTGSSFFVGDFYLSYSFVMDLMGLLFVVGVGMALWRRYGVRHPRLWGKHTGFEDAAFVWTLFFLGVGGYVLEGIRIVGTDFPDFETVSFVGYFVALVFDAAGMGQGLAQTLYWFGWWSHALLALAFVAAVPYAKPLHMLTSFANVVTADEKAGTRLPKVPADTPPDEIGYVSEDDFSWKAMLDMDACTKCGRCTDACPAKASGRNLDPRDVILDLKAYRESVDAGGDSIDIVADGGTSVVDAESMESCMACMACMDACPVDIEHLTHFTEMNRRLTETGQQQEPVQEAMMNIFQNGNAFGDPQRKRPDWTDDLDFEVPDARDESVEFLWYVGDYPSYDERNRAVARSLAQIFEEAGVSYGILYEDEGHDGNDVRRVGEEGLYEMLVEDNVDAMADCEFDKIVCTDPHSYNTFKNEYPEMDDSFDYPVYHYTQLVERLVGDDRLGLAGDELAAQTVTYHDPCHLGRYNGEYEAPREVIRATGVELAEMPRNRDQSFCCGGGGGGLWMDHDEESKPSEERLREALDDTTGGVERFVVACPMCATMYEDGRKTGDYEEAIDVVDISELVVEALDAKAAATGTGADTTPASAD
- a CDS encoding energy-coupling factor transporter transmembrane component T family protein, encoding MLTYEPGDTLAHRLDPRTKLAVQVAFAAAGFAHTTPAGLVALGVVAAGCLRAADASPVSALRDLRYAIPLLALGPVVEAARLGAPWFDLEAAVEPALASVRVLLVFFVAAAYVRTTPVRESRAAIQLLVPGRFGVALGVGVALVFRFLPLVRRDLRRVREAQAARLGSERRLDERLSLVAAAGLRRSFARADALALALRARCFAWNPTLPEIRFGRRDAPGLVLAAALLVSLAL
- a CDS encoding energy-coupling factor ABC transporter ATP-binding protein codes for the protein MIRVEGLVHRYGDTVAVNGVDLAIDDGECVVVAGANGSGKTTLVRHFNGLLDPDEGTVSVNGRTVSDHLVAARTAVAMVFQHPEDQLVAATVGADVAFGPENLGLDRGDIDRRVRESLAAVNLDGREDERVDSLSGGEVERLAIAGALAMRPDHLVLDEPFTGLDEPARRSVLARLRDLRAEGTSLVVVTHDLRDVAELADRVVVLADGDVALDAAPDEAADRLPDLDVRPPC
- a CDS encoding biotin transporter BioY; amino-acid sequence: MATERESVELVGDELVGNIARAALFAALMGASGYVSFPNPISPIPVTMQVLVVFLAGIFLGPVWGGGSIALYLAAGGLGAPVFAGGSAGLAPLVGPTAGYLWSYPVAAVVVGLVVHGGISAGDYRVSTPRLVGAMVAGTVVVYAFGTLGFAYVNRVGLESAFWTASAAFIPAEAFKIAAAVGIVRSDAIAAQ